From Pseudomonas hormoni:
GATGGACAGCGCCATCATCCGTCGGCACTCCAGCGCCACGGGCGCCTCGCCAATGCGAGGGCATTTCACGGTGGTACCGGGAATCGCGGTAAGGCCGGCGGCGGTCAGTTCGTCGAAACCGGGAGCGAAGGGCACGGCGCAGACGTTCATCGCTTCCACCAACGCATCGCTGACGATGTTGACGGTGAATTCCTGATTGAGCTGGATGTTGCGGGTGGTGTCCTTGGGGCTTTGGTCGCCGTAGTTCTCAACGCCCAGTGCGAGGATCGGCGGGTCGGCCGACAGCGCATTGAAGAAACTGAACGGCGCGGCGTTGATCCGTCCTTCGCCATCAATCGTGGTGACCAGGGCGATGGGCCGAGGCACCACGCTGCCGATCAGAATCTTGTATTTGTCCCGCGCACTCAGGGTGCTGAAGTCGAAGCTTTGCATGGGCAGAAATCTCTAGAGAAGGGGATCGATCGCGCTCAGCGGCGCGTGTGCGCTGTAGTCGTCGGCGAACGGGATGGCCGGTTTGAACAGGGTTTTCCAGTCCGGTTGGCCAAACGCCCGATCGCTGTGGCTGCGCATCAGTGTTTCGAATTGTCGTTGGGCCTGGCGTTGCAGGGCGGGGTAGTCGACGCCTTGAACCTGCCCGTCCTGCATCACGCAGCGGCCATCGATGTAGCTGGCGATGCAGTCGTCACCGCGCCCGGCCAGCAGCAGGTTTTTCAGTGGATCGAACAGCGGCCCCAAATGCAGGCCGCGAAGGCTGAACACCGTGATGTCGGCCCTGCACCCCGGCGCCAGTCGGCCGAGATCATCACGCCCCAGCGCCTTGGCGCCGCCGAGGGTGGCGGCGTTGTACATGTCCAGCGTGCTGGTCAACGAACCACCGTCCTCCATCAAGCGAGCGATGTTCAACCCCTGACGCATGTTGTCCAGCAAGTCCGCCGGCCAGGTGTCAGTGCCCAGCGCAAAGTTGATGCCCTTGGCCCGATAGCGCCCGAACGAGTTCAGCGCCTCGCCGTCCCGGGCAAACACCACTGGGCAATGCACCAGGCTCGCGCCGCCATTCACCACCCGTTGCAGGTCTTCATCACCGTGGGTGTAAATGCCGTGGGGCAGCAGGCTGCGCGGCGTCAGCAGACCCGATTGCTCCAGCCACGCCAGCGGCGAAACACCGCGCAACTGCTCAACCATCGCCACTTCGCCAAGGCCCTGGCAGCAATGCAAACGCATCGGCGCGTT
This genomic window contains:
- a CDS encoding flavin reductase family protein encodes the protein MQSFDFSTLSARDKYKILIGSVVPRPIALVTTIDGEGRINAAPFSFFNALSADPPILALGVENYGDQSPKDTTRNIQLNQEFTVNIVSDALVEAMNVCAVPFAPGFDELTAAGLTAIPGTTVKCPRIGEAPVALECRRMMALSIGQSREIIFGEVLMAHVRDELIDPKTLYIDQLGLDAIGRMGGHGYARTRDYFDLPTRSLQAWTDAPGGGERFWPVAK
- a CDS encoding amidohydrolase family protein encodes the protein MKRIALKSSCVVGFDGTQHVLWRDGEVVFEGSRIVFVGRDYAGPVDQWIDYGNALIGPGFIDLDALGDLDSTVLTLDNGDERDMGRMWSEDYLAAGPRESYTADEEVFKYRYALTQLIRNGITTAMPITSMYYREWAETYDEFAAVAGVAAELGLRTYLGPCYMSGMSYWRADGSLGHHWDEARGMAGLDAAVRFFEDFDGSHDGLIRGALLPDRIQTCTPALLQRTAALSRELNAPMRLHCCQGLGEVAMVEQLRGVSPLAWLEQSGLLTPRSLLPHGIYTHGDEDLQRVVNGGASLVHCPVVFARDGEALNSFGRYRAKGINFALGTDTWPADLLDNMRQGLNIARLMEDGGSLTSTLDMYNAATLGGAKALGRDDLGRLAPGCRADITVFSLRGLHLGPLFDPLKNLLLAGRGDDCIASYIDGRCVMQDGQVQGVDYPALQRQAQRQFETLMRSHSDRAFGQPDWKTLFKPAIPFADDYSAHAPLSAIDPLL